A region of Salinibacter sp. 10B DNA encodes the following proteins:
- a CDS encoding translocation/assembly module TamB, with protein sequence MPDESFSRSDEAAPTEEQPSTLHRWGRRILWVVGTTMGAGLLLVGLLLLGVQTETGATAAAQWLAASANPVSGTEIRIERASGSWVRSLRLTGVTLTRTDSSAESSVRMARIDTLTASYRLLPLLQGRLHMTHVSIAGPEVTMRQAADSTWDWLRVLPETPDEPDTSAAMPVRIDRIRVVDGGFAASFYAGGRDSTAHIRDLHLRVQEFESASAVTGRLDTLGLRAQLPTDTTDLRLAARGRLSATSATLDTLRLDSPRSRVRGHGRVRLPEGPTDPVDDVALRVQATPFALRDLTPFVPTLDIDPSETVRFDVQVTGSGRRLSATANGQFRGGGTLAVQADATPTTTATAEGPPLHYHLDAEVRDLTTSLLGSPDTTQNRLSATATVDLTGRSLTALDGTADLRLTDTRWAPLRIPDMTLGATMRDGAAAVELRGRMNEAEVNVTGQTRPLADAPDATFTARVQALDIAAFAPAAGIRSTLAATTRIEARALGQAAQEIDVSLTLDSSRVGVQRIEGGQATLALGPARATFDGALALPEGHVQAAGFAALDGSEQFALETARLDSFNVAALVGDTTNSRVTGTARVEGRGFVPETMRLDASVTLEDSHYGPYRLSTLATTAALTEGRLTTTTEATLNGSEWTLEGRGRPFAPAPSFELRQGRFRNLDIGPFLQSPSQSSRLHGTLRGTVQGFDPERMTVEAGLTLDSSRVNRQRIDAAVWRLQLQEAQLQTALSLDTPDGETQISATARPFAETPTFEVTEGRFRNLNIGTLAGLPGLTTALSGSLALTGRGATATTLALDAGLSVAESRINDAVLSDGRLSVTTEQGRAEANGRFAIAGGTVEMSGTVDRLESTPTYTTQTTVDSLDVGALAGFDSLAASVRSLRWELDGRGTDPGTLTTSTRLSAAGIHVDRFAIDAVDLNGAFRHGQLVLDTLVAQSNAFTSQGQGTLAVTDTSARSDFTLRTEVTDPSPLRRLVGAQTLRLQTGILETRIYGPTLAEQRFDGAVNLQGLLYNDVRMAEAEINFNGRRGEAQLVQRLELDGTLGYLSMPSLSAERTEVNAVYDGTTMSLSSNVRLDPTHTATLTGTVTPTADQVEVTLTKLGLRFENDQWSLLQDATLTVAGESATQYRVNGLLLHSGTQQVAVDGLVDLDGTQNLLATLEGVKLGPISSLVGLSGLDGTLSGSLDLTGPAAAPQIDSRLALDLRSEERAVGTLRLNADYEDLALSLDAALAHTDGSTLTAEGTVPTDLRLQASNAVTVADRPVRLRFSTSRFPVNWIDPFLDPATVREVSGTLAADVEVRGTLSDPDLAGTASLSNGTARLPALETRYRDAAATLQFAEDRVRLEQAVVHSSNDGRMQAEGVINFPQLTVGEYDLTLNASNFIAIDTRAYRQAVIDGTLSLRGTTQEPVLNGKVQVRSADIYYNEALSESEAMATTVPLTKEDQLTLENRFGLRLSAADTTTFDAYEAMEMDLTVQIQRNTWIRSKSAPEMNIQFMGDLDVSKAPNADPQVFGSIEVLSERSTLRQFGQEFQIQEGSLTFNGDPFTPYLTLEATYEQRARGAQGNEVTITLRLDGRPETLSPTLSSTPPMDTRNILSYLATGRPADELLSGSGEGNLATQLALGQATNFVENLAASELGLDVVRVQIRPSGASYLTVGRYFTPRFFVSVEQPVTEPTVMGAGTTPYLPDLTLEYQLLDTLMLRALNNQESFQVNLLFEYAY encoded by the coding sequence GTGCCTGACGAATCTTTCTCACGTTCCGACGAGGCGGCCCCAACCGAGGAGCAGCCGTCTACCCTCCACCGGTGGGGACGTCGGATCCTGTGGGTTGTTGGCACGACGATGGGGGCGGGACTTCTCCTCGTCGGGCTCCTCCTTCTGGGGGTACAGACGGAGACTGGCGCGACGGCGGCCGCGCAGTGGCTGGCGGCGTCTGCCAATCCCGTTTCCGGCACCGAGATCCGCATCGAGCGCGCCTCTGGAAGCTGGGTTCGCTCGCTCCGCCTCACGGGGGTGACGCTCACCCGCACGGATTCGAGTGCGGAATCCTCCGTGCGGATGGCCCGCATCGACACGCTCACTGCCTCGTATCGACTGCTTCCGCTTCTGCAGGGCCGCCTGCACATGACTCACGTTTCCATCGCCGGGCCGGAGGTGACGATGCGGCAAGCCGCCGACTCGACCTGGGACTGGTTGCGCGTGTTGCCGGAGACGCCCGACGAACCCGACACGAGTGCGGCGATGCCCGTGCGAATCGACCGCATCCGCGTTGTAGACGGGGGCTTTGCGGCGTCCTTCTACGCCGGCGGGCGCGACTCAACGGCCCATATCCGCGACCTTCACCTGCGCGTGCAGGAGTTCGAGTCGGCATCGGCGGTCACGGGACGGCTCGACACGCTCGGCCTCCGGGCGCAACTGCCCACCGACACGACAGACCTTCGTCTTGCCGCTCGGGGTCGGCTCTCCGCCACGTCCGCCACGCTCGACACCCTCCGACTCGACTCGCCCCGCAGCCGGGTTCGGGGCCACGGTCGGGTGCGGCTGCCCGAAGGGCCGACCGACCCGGTGGACGACGTGGCCCTTCGAGTGCAGGCGACCCCCTTTGCTCTGCGCGACCTGACGCCGTTTGTACCGACCCTTGATATTGATCCGTCGGAGACCGTCCGCTTCGATGTTCAGGTGACGGGCTCCGGACGGCGGCTTTCGGCCACGGCCAACGGACAGTTTCGCGGCGGCGGGACCCTTGCGGTTCAGGCCGACGCGACCCCGACCACGACGGCAACGGCGGAGGGGCCGCCCCTTCACTACCACCTCGACGCAGAGGTCCGCGACCTTACGACCAGTCTCCTCGGTTCGCCCGACACGACGCAGAACCGCCTCAGTGCCACGGCCACCGTCGACCTCACGGGCCGTTCGCTCACGGCGCTCGACGGCACCGCCGACCTCCGCCTGACGGATACGCGCTGGGCTCCGCTCCGCATTCCGGACATGACGCTGGGGGCGACGATGCGAGATGGAGCCGCAGCGGTGGAGCTACGAGGAAGAATGAACGAGGCGGAGGTGAACGTGACGGGGCAGACCCGCCCACTGGCCGACGCTCCCGACGCGACCTTTACCGCTCGGGTGCAGGCGCTCGATATCGCGGCCTTCGCGCCGGCAGCGGGGATCCGAAGCACCCTTGCGGCGACCACACGTATTGAGGCTCGCGCACTCGGCCAGGCAGCCCAAGAGATCGATGTATCGCTGACGCTGGACTCGTCGCGGGTGGGGGTGCAACGAATCGAGGGGGGGCAGGCCACACTGGCACTAGGGCCGGCGCGGGCCACGTTCGACGGCGCTCTTGCTCTTCCGGAGGGGCACGTGCAGGCGGCCGGATTCGCCGCACTGGATGGAAGTGAACAATTTGCGTTAGAAACAGCGCGGCTGGATTCGTTCAACGTGGCGGCTCTCGTCGGCGACACTACGAACAGTCGCGTAACGGGGACGGCACGAGTAGAGGGCCGCGGCTTTGTGCCCGAGACGATGCGTCTCGATGCGTCGGTCACGCTGGAAGATTCGCACTACGGTCCCTATCGGCTGTCCACCTTGGCCACGACCGCTGCCCTCACGGAGGGACGTCTTACGACGACTACGGAGGCCACGCTGAATGGCAGCGAGTGGACCCTGGAGGGGCGCGGGCGGCCCTTTGCTCCTGCACCGTCGTTTGAGCTTCGGCAGGGCCGCTTCCGCAATCTGGACATTGGCCCATTTCTGCAAAGCCCGAGTCAGTCGAGCCGTTTGCACGGTACGCTTCGGGGCACGGTGCAGGGCTTCGATCCGGAACGCATGACAGTTGAGGCCGGGCTCACGCTTGACTCCTCTCGCGTCAATCGGCAGCGCATTGACGCCGCCGTGTGGCGCCTGCAGTTGCAAGAGGCGCAGCTCCAGACCGCGCTTTCTCTCGACACGCCCGACGGGGAGACGCAGATTTCGGCGACGGCTCGTCCTTTTGCCGAGACGCCCACGTTCGAAGTGACCGAGGGGCGCTTCCGCAATCTCAACATTGGCACGCTTGCCGGCCTGCCGGGCCTCACGACTGCCCTTTCGGGGTCGCTTGCGCTGACGGGACGCGGGGCCACCGCGACGACGCTCGCCCTCGATGCCGGCTTGTCTGTTGCCGAGTCTCGCATTAACGACGCGGTTCTCTCCGATGGGCGCCTGTCGGTGACGACGGAGCAGGGGCGCGCCGAAGCCAACGGGCGATTTGCAATCGCCGGGGGCACGGTAGAGATGAGTGGAACGGTGGATCGCCTGGAGTCGACGCCGACCTACACGACACAGACCACGGTCGATTCGCTCGACGTTGGGGCGCTTGCCGGATTTGATTCCCTCGCGGCCAGCGTTCGGTCGCTCCGGTGGGAATTGGACGGACGCGGGACCGATCCGGGCACCCTTACGACGTCTACCCGGCTCTCCGCTGCTGGAATACACGTTGACCGGTTCGCGATCGACGCGGTGGATTTGAATGGAGCATTTCGGCATGGCCAGCTCGTGCTCGATACACTCGTGGCCCAATCCAATGCATTCACGAGCCAGGGACAAGGCACTCTGGCAGTCACCGACACGAGTGCGCGATCGGACTTTACGCTGCGGACGGAGGTCACGGATCCCTCGCCGCTTCGCCGGCTCGTGGGGGCCCAGACCCTCCGTCTGCAAACCGGCATTCTCGAAACGCGCATCTACGGCCCGACCCTCGCGGAGCAGCGCTTTGATGGGGCGGTGAACCTCCAAGGGCTGCTTTACAACGACGTGCGGATGGCCGAGGCCGAAATCAACTTCAACGGGAGGCGGGGGGAGGCCCAACTCGTCCAGCGTCTCGAACTGGACGGGACGCTCGGGTATCTGTCGATGCCCAGCCTTTCAGCCGAGCGCACTGAGGTCAACGCGGTGTACGATGGCACGACCATGAGTTTGTCGTCGAACGTACGCCTCGATCCCACCCACACCGCCACGCTTACGGGCACCGTCACGCCCACCGCCGACCAAGTCGAGGTGACCCTGACCAAGCTTGGCCTTCGCTTTGAGAACGATCAGTGGTCGCTTCTGCAGGACGCAACCCTAACGGTCGCGGGGGAATCCGCAACGCAGTACCGGGTGAATGGGCTTCTGCTTCATAGCGGGACCCAGCAGGTTGCGGTGGATGGCCTGGTGGACCTCGACGGCACGCAGAACCTTCTCGCGACCCTTGAGGGCGTGAAGCTGGGGCCGATCTCATCGCTCGTGGGGCTATCGGGGCTGGACGGGACGCTGTCGGGCTCGTTGGACCTCACCGGCCCGGCCGCTGCGCCTCAGATCGACAGTCGTCTGGCCCTCGATCTTCGTTCCGAAGAGCGAGCCGTCGGCACGCTCCGCTTGAATGCCGACTACGAAGACCTTGCGCTTTCTCTCGATGCGGCACTGGCCCACACCGATGGCAGCACGCTTACGGCGGAGGGCACCGTGCCCACCGATCTGCGCCTGCAGGCCTCCAATGCGGTGACCGTAGCAGACCGGCCCGTGCGCCTGCGGTTTTCCACAAGCCGCTTCCCTGTGAATTGGATCGATCCGTTCCTGGACCCGGCCACGGTACGGGAGGTGAGCGGCACCCTCGCCGCCGACGTGGAGGTGCGGGGCACCCTTAGTGATCCCGACCTTGCCGGTACGGCCTCTCTCAGTAACGGCACTGCCAGGCTGCCCGCTCTCGAAACGCGCTATCGAGACGCCGCGGCGACGCTTCAATTCGCCGAGGACCGAGTCCGCCTCGAACAGGCGGTCGTCCACTCGTCCAATGACGGACGTATGCAAGCAGAGGGCGTTATCAACTTTCCCCAGCTTACCGTCGGTGAATATGATCTCACCCTCAACGCCTCCAACTTTATCGCCATCGACACCCGGGCATATCGTCAGGCCGTGATCGACGGCACCCTCTCCCTGAGGGGGACCACCCAAGAGCCGGTGCTCAATGGAAAGGTGCAGGTGCGCAGTGCCGACATTTACTACAACGAGGCCCTGTCCGAAAGTGAGGCGATGGCCACGACGGTTCCCCTGACGAAAGAGGATCAACTTACCCTCGAAAACCGCTTCGGCCTTCGCCTCTCGGCGGCCGACACCACGACATTTGATGCGTACGAAGCCATGGAGATGGATCTTACAGTCCAGATCCAGCGCAACACGTGGATCCGATCGAAGAGCGCGCCGGAGATGAACATCCAGTTTATGGGGGATCTCGACGTCTCGAAGGCGCCCAATGCCGATCCGCAGGTGTTCGGCTCGATTGAGGTCCTTTCGGAGCGGAGCACGCTGCGCCAGTTTGGACAGGAATTCCAGATTCAGGAGGGCAGTCTCACCTTCAACGGCGATCCGTTTACACCCTACCTGACCCTTGAGGCGACCTATGAGCAACGGGCCCGGGGCGCACAGGGGAACGAGGTGACCATCACACTGCGATTGGACGGTCGCCCCGAGACGCTGTCGCCCACCCTCTCGTCTACCCCGCCGATGGATACGCGCAACATTCTGTCGTATCTTGCCACGGGCCGCCCGGCGGACGAGCTGCTAAGTGGGAGTGGAGAGGGCAATCTGGCCACACAACTGGCGTTGGGGCAGGCCACCAATTTTGTTGAGAACCTTGCCGCGAGTGAGCTGGGGCTCGACGTGGTGCGTGTGCAAATCCGGCCCTCAGGGGCGTCGTATCTCACGGTGGGACGGTACTTTACGCCTCGCTTCTTCGTGAGTGTTGAGCAGCCGGTGACCGAGCCTACCGTCATGGGAGCGGGGACCACCCCCTACCTGCCAGACCTGACCCTTGAGTACCAGCTCCTTGATACGCTCATGCTTCGGGCCCTGAACAACCAGGAGTCGTTTCAGGTCAATTTGTTGTTCGAGTACGCCTACTAA
- a CDS encoding Ig-like domain-containing protein, whose amino-acid sequence MRTKCVLGIGLVLIVAGTLSQNAQAQNDAPVPSADSYTVMQGATLSESAPGVLGNDSDPNGDSLTVSAVVAAPDSGSLSLDTDGSFSYTPDSTFTGIDEFSYAVSDGDTSAQASVEITVDQDTLGGGSNGAPVADSDSYTTSSGQTLTISAPGVLNNDSDPDDDSLSASVVALPDSGSLSLNTDGSFDYAPDSSFSGTDSFTYAASDGSASDSASVTISVDSDSSSDGSNSAPVANSDSFSTPKGQTLTVTAPGVLDNDSDPEGDSLTASVDSLPGSGTLSLNTNGSFTYSPDSSFSGVDDFSYEVSDGRGGTDRAIVEVTVEEDTSSGGTSGAPVAESDRYTTAPGQTLSIASPGVLINDSDPNGDSLTVSLVSGVSNGSLSLNGNGSFIYTPDSSFTGVDDFTYAVSDGDSSDEAIAEIVVEEDTTESGTSTPPSPTDLTASASPDSVTLSWSPPDTTVVASYTVYRDTGATASDSASALTTVPAPDTTYTDSMVTSGTTYHYRVSATDSTGTESSLSAEASATVSTSLTAAPDTFTTTAGQTLTVSAPGVLDNDSGASTDSLSVSLVTDVSSGSLTLNADGTFTYTPNTGFTGTDAFTYAVSDSAGATAEATVSLLVEEEETVIPTDLTATAGEEQIQLSWTAPTQDSVDGYYLYRDTSAFDSTSVPADVAPYDSTASGTTTVTDTSVTPGTTYHYRVTALGDTAETGFSNEVRAVPEGLVASESKSVSNTESEQDFEESGAKLNFSNVEEPGNVTVSTYSGEPKESESIDQDNVSDTRMVIDADASLKFTEVDVRLAVSRFRGIEDPNNVTVYKRGTPGSGTFRSLDTRVDDNDTPNDISDDTLEATTDGFSEFALGSDTEPLPVEMASFDARMDDGAVLLSWTTASENGNAGFRVQRRIGTAGGGDDPDVQASRQDASAWTTVGSVEGSGTTSQAQAYRFTDGELPYEADALTYRLKQVDTEGSTHHSEAITVERDVGTVQLLGAYPNPARHQATVRYALPDRRTVKVQLYDVLGRQVRTITRDRKEGRHEQTLDVSSLSSGVYFLRLRAGGETRTQKLTVVR is encoded by the coding sequence ATGCGAACGAAGTGCGTTCTCGGGATCGGTCTCGTTCTGATCGTGGCCGGTACCCTTTCCCAAAATGCTCAGGCCCAAAACGACGCACCGGTCCCGAGCGCGGATAGCTACACCGTGATGCAGGGAGCGACGTTGTCGGAATCTGCTCCGGGCGTGCTTGGCAACGACAGCGACCCCAACGGTGACTCGCTGACTGTATCGGCGGTGGTGGCGGCTCCGGACAGCGGCAGTCTGTCGCTCGACACGGATGGATCGTTCAGCTACACGCCGGATTCAACCTTCACAGGGATCGATGAGTTCAGCTACGCAGTCAGCGATGGCGATACGTCAGCGCAGGCGAGTGTCGAAATCACAGTTGACCAGGACACCTTGGGGGGCGGATCGAATGGGGCACCCGTCGCCGATTCAGACAGCTACACGACATCCTCGGGTCAGACGTTAACGATCTCCGCGCCGGGGGTCTTGAATAACGACAGCGACCCGGATGACGATTCGCTCAGCGCTTCGGTCGTCGCTCTCCCGGACAGTGGTAGCCTTTCCCTCAATACCGACGGCTCGTTCGACTACGCCCCGGATTCCTCTTTCTCCGGCACCGACTCATTTACCTACGCAGCCAGCGACGGCAGTGCCTCCGACTCGGCAAGTGTCACCATCTCCGTCGACTCCGATTCCTCCAGCGACGGCTCCAACAGCGCCCCAGTTGCCAACTCCGACAGCTTTTCCACTCCGAAAGGACAAACCCTCACTGTTACCGCTCCCGGTGTCCTCGACAATGACTCCGACCCGGAGGGCGACTCGCTGACTGCGTCCGTGGACTCTCTTCCGGGCAGCGGCACACTATCGCTGAACACAAATGGATCCTTCACCTACAGTCCGGACTCCTCCTTCTCTGGCGTCGACGACTTCAGCTACGAGGTATCTGACGGCCGGGGCGGTACCGACCGGGCGATCGTCGAAGTCACAGTTGAGGAGGACACTTCAAGTGGAGGGACAAGCGGAGCACCCGTGGCTGAGTCCGATCGCTACACCACTGCTCCCGGCCAGACGCTATCCATTGCCTCCCCCGGAGTGCTGATCAACGATTCCGATCCGAACGGCGACTCGCTGACGGTGTCGCTGGTTTCCGGCGTGTCCAATGGATCACTCTCCTTGAATGGAAACGGCTCGTTTATCTACACGCCAGACTCTTCCTTCACCGGTGTCGACGACTTCACGTATGCGGTCAGCGACGGGGATAGCAGCGATGAGGCGATTGCTGAGATTGTCGTAGAGGAGGACACGACGGAAAGCGGCACTTCCACGCCTCCTTCCCCGACCGATCTCACCGCCTCCGCGTCCCCGGACAGCGTCACCCTGTCGTGGAGCCCTCCGGACACAACCGTCGTAGCGTCCTATACCGTCTACCGTGATACGGGAGCAACGGCCTCCGATAGCGCATCGGCCCTCACCACGGTTCCCGCCCCGGATACCACCTACACCGATTCGATGGTCACGTCCGGCACAACATACCATTACCGCGTATCGGCGACGGACTCGACGGGCACCGAAAGCAGTCTCTCGGCAGAGGCGTCGGCAACCGTGAGCACGTCCCTCACGGCTGCTCCCGACACCTTCACGACAACAGCGGGCCAAACCCTCACGGTCTCAGCACCGGGGGTCTTGGACAATGACAGCGGGGCGAGTACCGACTCGCTGTCGGTGTCGCTGGTGACGGACGTGTCGTCCGGCTCACTCACGCTGAATGCGGACGGTACCTTCACCTACACACCGAACACCGGCTTTACGGGAACCGATGCCTTCACGTATGCAGTGAGTGACAGTGCCGGCGCCACGGCCGAGGCCACGGTCTCCCTTCTGGTCGAAGAAGAGGAAACGGTCATTCCCACCGACCTCACGGCCACCGCCGGAGAGGAGCAAATCCAACTCAGTTGGACGGCCCCGACGCAGGACTCGGTCGACGGATACTACCTCTACCGCGACACGTCGGCCTTCGATTCAACCTCTGTGCCTGCGGACGTGGCCCCGTACGACAGCACCGCGAGCGGGACCACCACCGTCACTGACACAAGCGTCACACCCGGCACCACCTACCACTATCGCGTCACTGCCCTGGGCGACACTGCGGAGACGGGATTTTCGAACGAGGTCCGGGCGGTGCCTGAAGGACTCGTGGCGAGCGAGTCGAAATCCGTCAGTAATACGGAGTCCGAACAGGACTTTGAGGAGAGTGGAGCTAAGCTAAACTTTTCCAATGTAGAAGAGCCCGGAAACGTGACGGTGAGCACGTACTCCGGTGAGCCCAAAGAATCGGAGAGTATCGATCAGGACAACGTGAGCGACACCCGCATGGTGATTGATGCCGATGCTTCGCTGAAGTTCACCGAGGTAGATGTCCGCCTAGCCGTGAGCCGGTTCCGGGGCATCGAGGACCCGAACAACGTGACGGTGTACAAGCGGGGCACGCCGGGCAGTGGCACGTTCCGAAGCCTGGACACACGGGTAGACGACAACGACACGCCCAATGACATCTCCGACGACACGCTTGAGGCCACCACGGACGGCTTCAGTGAGTTTGCGCTGGGGAGCGACACCGAGCCGCTGCCGGTGGAGATGGCGTCGTTCGACGCTCGGATGGACGACGGGGCCGTTCTTCTCTCCTGGACGACGGCCAGTGAAAATGGCAACGCCGGCTTCCGGGTCCAACGAAGGATAGGCACGGCGGGGGGAGGAGACGATCCTGATGTACAGGCGTCCCGGCAGGACGCCTCAGCGTGGACGACGGTCGGTTCCGTTGAAGGAAGCGGCACCACCTCCCAGGCCCAGGCCTACCGCTTTACGGACGGAGAGCTGCCCTACGAGGCCGACGCCTTGACCTATCGTCTCAAGCAGGTGGACACGGAGGGGAGCACGCACCACTCGGAGGCGATCACTGTTGAGCGAGACGTAGGCACTGTTCAGCTTCTGGGTGCCTATCCGAACCCAGCCCGTCATCAGGCGACGGTTCGGTATGCACTACCCGACCGGAGAACTGTAAAAGTGCAACTCTACGACGTGCTCGGGCGACAGGTACGGACGATCACGAGGGACCGGAAAGAGGGGCGGCACGAGCAGACGCTGGACGTGAGCAGTCTTTCAAGCGGCGTGTATTTTCTTCGACTCCGGGCCGGCGGGGAGACTCGGACGCAGAAGCTAACAGTGGTACGGTAG